Proteins from a genomic interval of Callospermophilus lateralis isolate mCalLat2 chromosome 1, mCalLat2.hap1, whole genome shotgun sequence:
- the Hoxa1 gene encoding homeobox protein Hox-A1 gives MDNARMSSFLEYPILSSGDSGTCSARAYPSDHGITTFQSCAVSANSCSGDDRFLVGRGVQISSPHHHHHHHHHHHHPQPATYQTSGNLGVSYSHSGCGPSYGAQNFGAPYGPYGLNQEADVSGGYSPCASAVYSGNLSSPMVQHHHHHQGYAGGTVGSPQYIHHSYGQEHQSLTLATYNNSLSPLHASHQEACRSPASETSSPAQTFDWMKVKRNPPKTGKVGEYGYVGQPNAVRTNFTTKQLTELEKEFHFNKYLTRARRVEIAASLQLNETQVKIWFQNRRMKQKKREKEGLLPISPATPPGSDEKTEESSEKSSSSPCVPSPGSSTSDTLTTSH, from the exons ATGGACAATGCAAGAATGAGCTCCTTCCTGGAATACCCTATACTTAGCAGTGGTGATTCGGGGACCTGCTCAGCGCGAGCCTACCCCTCCGATCATGGGATTACAACTTTCCAGTCGTGTGCGGTCAGTGCCAACAGCTGCAGCGGCGACGACCGCTTTCTTGTGGGCAGGGGTGTGCAGATCAGCTCGccacaccaccatcaccaccaccaccaccaccaccaccacccccagccGGCCACTTACCAGACTTCTGGGAACCTGGGGGTGTCCTACTCCCACTCGGGTTGTGGTCCAAGCTACGGCGCGCAGAACTTCGGTGCGCCTTACGGCCCCTATGGGTTAAATCAGGAAGCAGACGTAAGTGGTGGGTACTCCCCGTGCGCTTCCGCTGTTTACTCTGGAAATCTCTCATCTCCCATGGTCcagcatcaccaccaccaccagggtTATGCTGGGGGCACAGTGGGCTCGCCTCAGTACATTCACCACTCATATGGACAAGAGCACCAGAGCCTGACCCTGGCCACGTATAATAACTCCTTGTCCCCTCTCCACGCCAGCCACCAAGAAGCCTGTCGCTCCCCTGCGTCGGAGACGTCTTCTCCAGCGCAGACCTTTGACTGGATGAAAGTCAAAAGAAATCCTCCCAAAACAG GGAAAGTTGGAGAGTATGGCTACGTGGGTCAACCCAACGCAGTGCGCACCAACTTCACCACCAAGCAGCTCACGGAGCTGGAGAAGGAATTCCACTTCAACAAGTACCTGACGCGTGCCCGCAGGGTGGAGATCGCCGCTTCTCTGCAGCTCAATGAGACCCAGGTGAAGATCTGGTTTCAGAATCGCCGAATGAAGCAGAAGAAACGTGAAAAGGAAGGGCTGTTGCCCATCTCTCCTGCTACCCCACCTGGAAGCGACGAAAAGACCGAGGAATCCTCGGAAAAGTCCAGCTCCTCACCCTGCGTTCCTTCTCCGGGGTCTTCTACCTCAGACACTCTGACTACCTCCCACTGA